The following DNA comes from Candidatus Hydrogenedentota bacterium.
ATGGCCCTGCAGATGAATCGTGCCCGGCCCGGGAACGTAACCGGCCTTGCCGTCGCCTTCGGGCGAGACGGGCCGCGTGTCATAGTAGTCGCTGACAAGATACCCGTTGATCCAGACGGCGGCGTGGTTGCCCTCGCAAATGATAGTCTTGGTGAACCATTCGCCATCGCTCGAGACGACTTTGCGCGCGGGCTGGTTGCCGTAGTTGCCGCCCGTGCCGTAGTCCGCGGGTATGCCGCGGTCTTCGCGGCGCCATTCGTTGCGCACCTGCGATTCGTAACCTTTCCAGAATACGCCTACCGGCCCCCGGAAGAAGACGCCGCTGTTCAAATGCTCGCCGTTTGAAATGATTTCCAATTGAAGCAGGAAATCCTTGTAGACGTTGGCCGTTTCGGTCTGGCCGTTGCCATCCGTGATGTTGATGGCGCCGTCGACGACCTGGAATTTCGACGCGTGGCCGGGGATGATGTTCCAGCCGTCGAGGTTCTCACCGTTGAACAGTGGTTCCAGGGCCAGGGGACGCAACCGCATCTCGGACACCTCGACCCGGGCGCGACCGTTGTGGTGGTACTGTATGCCGATATAGCCCCTCGCGCGGCCCGCCTTGACCCCATCGACCGGTTGACCGTCTATCGTGACGGAAATCGTGTCGCCAAGAGCCTTTACAACGACTTCACGCCAGACCGCCTCGGCGCCTTCCGGCGTGGCCAGCGGCACGACCGCCGACCCGTTCTCGCTGGGATGCCCTTCGAGCCCGCCACGGACGACCAGCCCCGACGTGCAGCCCTTTTTCACTCGGACTTTCGCGACCAGTTCGAAATCCTTGAACTGGCACGTCGTGGCAAGCCACCCGCCCGTGCCCTTGGCGCAGACCAGCACGCCTTCCTCAACCGTCCAGTCCCCGTCGCCGAAGACCGTCCAGCCGAAAAGCGACTCGCCGTCAAAAAGATTGATCCATTCCCCTTCCGCTACCGGCTGGGCATGGCCCGCGGCCGCGAGAGACAGCACCGCGGCCGCGCACAAGACTACCTGCATTCGCTTGTTGAAGAACATGACACGCTCCTTCGTCTGTTGTTTCGTCCTTCAGTTGTCTGCCTGCCGAATCCCCCCGCATCAATCCACGCGCGCATGCGCGGGTTCCACAACTTTATGACTGCATGCCCCCGAAATGCAACGTGGGGGATGCCGCACCGGATGGCTGGCCCGGTCTCCCGGCGGGGAGCAGCCGGGGAAGCCCGCTTCTCGCAGCGCTTGTTGCATGGCTGGAGAGCGGGGTATGATCGCTGCAGGATATGAGAACAGATGCGAATAGGCGCGATTGACATAGAGCGGCCCTTATGCCTGGCGCCGATGGAGGACGTGACGGACACGCCGTTCCGGTTGTTGTGCAAGGAACAGGGCGCGGATATTGTGTACACGGAATTCACGAGTTGCGAGGCCCTGACCCGGAACGTGCCGCGCGCGCTCGAACGTATCCGGCTGATGGAGGAGGAACGGCCGATTGCGGTGCAGTTGTACGGCAGCGCGGAGGGCTCGATGGAGTCCGCCGCAGGCATCGCGGAACGGATGCGGCCCGATTTCATCGACATCAACTGCGGCTGCTGGGTGAAAAAGATCGCGCAGCGCGGCGACGGCGCGGGCCTGTTGCGCGACCTGAAGAAGTTCGAGGCGGTCGTGCGCTCGGTCCTGCGCGGCACGTCGTTGCCGGTGACGGTGAAGACGCGGCTGGGCTGGGATGAAGACTCGATCGTGATCCTGGACGTGGCGCGCATGGTAGCCGGCCTCGGCGTGCAAGCGCTGACGGTGCACTGCCGCACGCGCAAGCAAGGCTACACCGGCAAGGCGGATTGGGACTGGCTGCCGAGGATTAAGGAGGCCAGTTCAGTCCCGCTGATTGCGAACGGGGACATTGTGGCCCCGGAACATGCCGCGGAACTGTTCGCGCGGGGCGTGGACGGTCTCATGATTGGCCGGGGCGCGATCACCAGCCCGTGGATTTTCCGTCATATCAAGCATTACTTGGCCACAGGGGAACGATTGCCCGACCCGGACCTGCGGGAACGGGTGGCCATGTGCCTGCGTCACTTGAAGGCGCACGTGGCGCACCGGGGGCAGCGGCGCGGCGTCTTATCGTTCCGCCGCCACTACGCGGGCTATCTGAAGGGGGTGAAGAATATCGCGCACCTGCGCCGCGACCTGATGCAATTCGAGGACGTGGCGTCGATCGAAGACCGCCTGCACGCGTTCGTTCGCGAGTACGAGGAGCAGGCGAAGGCCGGGGTGGCCTGAGACGCTGCGGCGCTTTTCGCCCGCCGCCGCCTGTTTCCAGGCTCCGTCATTGTATATACTACTACCTCCGTCAACCCGGAGGGAGGATCGCGCCATGGTCCTGAAGCATAGCGTTGCATGTTGTTGCGTCTGGACGTTGATTGCCGCACAGGCGCTGGCGATGGCCCCGCTGTTCGCGGCTTTGACCGTCGAAGAGCAGTTTCCCGCCGAGCCGGACCCGTTGATGGGAGATTGGGTGGGACGCTGGTCGGCGGAAGAGGACATCGACCCGGACATTGCCGCGCAGGTATTTCCGCTGGGCCGCAACCGGTACCGGATCAATCTGGTGCCCAAGCTCGACATGCGCTGCCCGCCGCTGCTCGTGGTCGAGGTGGAGAAAACGGGCGACACGCTGGCGTTCAAGGAGGGCGGCTATTATGGCGAGTTCCGGGGTGAAACGTGCACGGGCGGGAAGCGCGCGGGTGGTGCGACGTTCGAGATGAAAAAGGTGATGCGTCTGTCGCCGGCGCTGGGGGAAAAGCCGCCGGAAGGGGCGGTTGTGCTGTTTGACGGCACGAACCTCGACTCGTGGCAG
Coding sequences within:
- a CDS encoding DUF1080 domain-containing protein, yielding MFFNKRMQVVLCAAAVLSLAAAGHAQPVAEGEWINLFDGESLFGWTVFGDGDWTVEEGVLVCAKGTGGWLATTCQFKDFELVAKVRVKKGCTSGLVVRGGLEGHPSENGSAVVPLATPEGAEAVWREVVVKALGDTISVTIDGQPVDGVKAGRARGYIGIQYHHNGRARVEVSEMRLRPLALEPLFNGENLDGWNIIPGHASKFQVVDGAINITDGNGQTETANVYKDFLLQLEIISNGEHLNSGVFFRGPVGVFWKGYESQVRNEWRREDRGIPADYGTGGNYGNQPARKVVSSDGEWFTKTIICEGNHAAVWINGYLVSDYYDTRPVSPEGDGKAGYVPGPGTIHLQGHDPTTNLSFRKIHLQQYP
- the dusB gene encoding tRNA dihydrouridine synthase DusB produces the protein MRIGAIDIERPLCLAPMEDVTDTPFRLLCKEQGADIVYTEFTSCEALTRNVPRALERIRLMEEERPIAVQLYGSAEGSMESAAGIAERMRPDFIDINCGCWVKKIAQRGDGAGLLRDLKKFEAVVRSVLRGTSLPVTVKTRLGWDEDSIVILDVARMVAGLGVQALTVHCRTRKQGYTGKADWDWLPRIKEASSVPLIANGDIVAPEHAAELFARGVDGLMIGRGAITSPWIFRHIKHYLATGERLPDPDLRERVAMCLRHLKAHVAHRGQRRGVLSFRRHYAGYLKGVKNIAHLRRDLMQFEDVASIEDRLHAFVREYEEQAKAGVA